A stretch of the Haloarcula ordinaria genome encodes the following:
- a CDS encoding CPBP family intramembrane glutamic endopeptidase — protein MPLRIFAGLALWWLLGIMMSGLLGTVVTGRSPFFELRGTPVGSIAVTAIDLVVGAISTPVAIYLAGRYVDRRRFRDFGFRVNRAWWADLTFGFVLGGALMTAIFVVQLALGWVTIRGVFVVGGVPHWTFPYWFLLSVGSYLIGSVIEELLHRGFLLTNFAEGFQVGPVDARGAVVVGILLTSGVFAFAHATAPNATAISTASIALAGVFLGLGYALTGELALPIGVHVAWNFFEGNLYGFPISGSTTTSILAIEQHGPDVMTGGAFGPEAGLLGVGAILLGILTTIAWVRYHRGGSGIQLAVTNRETL, from the coding sequence ATGCCGCTCCGAATCTTCGCCGGACTCGCCCTCTGGTGGCTCCTCGGAATCATGATGTCCGGCCTCCTGGGAACGGTCGTTACCGGCCGGTCACCCTTCTTTGAACTCCGAGGGACTCCGGTTGGCAGTATCGCCGTGACCGCGATCGACCTTGTAGTCGGCGCCATCTCCACGCCTGTGGCCATCTACCTGGCCGGTCGGTACGTGGATCGCCGGCGGTTCCGCGATTTCGGTTTCCGCGTCAATCGCGCGTGGTGGGCCGACCTCACGTTCGGGTTCGTCCTGGGAGGCGCGTTGATGACGGCCATCTTCGTGGTCCAGTTGGCACTCGGCTGGGTCACAATACGCGGCGTTTTCGTCGTCGGTGGCGTCCCCCACTGGACGTTTCCGTACTGGTTCCTGCTCTCGGTGGGGTCCTACCTCATCGGATCCGTGATCGAAGAACTCCTTCACCGAGGTTTCCTGCTGACGAACTTCGCCGAGGGGTTCCAGGTCGGGCCAGTCGACGCCCGCGGGGCCGTGGTGGTGGGGATACTACTGACGAGCGGTGTCTTTGCGTTCGCACATGCTACGGCACCGAACGCGACGGCTATCAGTACGGCGTCGATTGCGCTCGCGGGTGTGTTCCTCGGGCTCGGGTACGCCTTGACTGGGGAACTCGCGCTCCCGATCGGTGTCCACGTCGCGTGGAACTTCTTCGAGGGGAACCTCTACGGATTCCCCATCAGTGGCTCGACGACGACGAGCATCCTCGCAATCGAGCAGCATGGCCCAGACGTCATGACCGGCGGTGCGTTTGGCCCCGAGGCTGGTCTCCTCGGTGTGGGCGCTATTCTTCTCGGTATCCTCACGACTATCGCTTGGGTGCGATATCATCGAGGTGGCTCTGGAATTCAACTGGCAGTCACGAACCGAGAGACTCTGTGA